Part of the uncultured Desulfobacter sp. genome, AAGGCAGAATCTACTTTTCAAAACAGACGGAGCGGCGGGTATTTTTTTACATGACGCTGATCATGCTTGCCGCAGGAATTATCAGCAAGCTGTTTTAAACGGCCTTGGAAGGACAGTCCAGTGAAAAAGCCTTTTTTACCATACGCCTTTTTGCCAAAGGAGGATGACATGAATAGACCAGGGACACTTTCCGCATTCAGATTTTACAACCAGGGGGTGATCCGGCTGCTCATAGAACCGGTCCTGTTTTTTACAGAACTGCCTGCGGTGCATACCACAGGCAGGGCCCTGGGATTTACAGCCCTGTGTGCCGGATTTTATGCCGGTGCGGGCCTGCTCACAGGCCCGGGTCCCCAATCTCCTGTGGTCATGGCATTGATCTATTTTATCAATGCGGCTGGCATGGTGCTCATCAGTGCCGTCACAGGCGTTTGCACCATGGTGATGATCAACGGCAAAAGACAAGGCTTTTCCCTGGTGTTCGGGCTTTACGCCTATGCCTCGGGGATCACCATGCTCATCTCATGGCTCCCCTTCATGCTCTGGTTCACGGAGCCATGGAAATACTGGTTGGTGTATACAGGGTTTCGCCAAAGCTGCGGCCTGTCCAAATTCCGGGCGATCACCGTTCTTTTGATATCCGTGCCTGTCCAGTGGTGCCTGATTTATTCGGCCATAACAGCAGTCACCGGCCGTGTGTAAAACATCTTTTAAATAGGAGCAATATAAAATGAAACAACCCATAAAAGTCTTAATGGTTGATGATGAAAAACGGTTCAGGGAAACCACGCGCAAAATCCTGGAACGTAACGGGTTTGAGACCATTCTTGCGGAAAACGGGGAACGTGCGCTGCAATGCCTGGACCAGTCGCCGGATGTGGCCATTCTGGACATCCGTATGCCCGGCATGGACGGGCACGAGGTCCTTGAAAAAATGATCAAACTTGAACCCGATTTGCCGGTCATCATGCTCACGGGCCATGGCGACAAGGATTCGGCGGAACAATCCCTGGTATTGGGCGCCTTTGACTACCTGGCAAAGCCTTGCGACATTGATCTTTTGTCCGATAAAATCCGGGAAGCCTGCCGGAGCAGACAACAGACGGGAAAGCCCGAAGAGGATCTGGTGGGGTCGGCAATGATTCCGTTAAGTGCCTATACCACCATTGACCAGGATGCCACCATTGCCGAATCCGTCCAGGCGCTAAAAGCCTCTTTTATCACGATGCCCACCTCGGACCTGATTATGGAAACCGGTCACAGGTCCATACTGGTCATGGACAAAAACGGGCAGATCCAGGGGATTCTCACCATCCGTGACCTGATGGAACAAATTCTGCCCGGCTACCTGACCTCGTGCAAACCGGCCACGGCGGATTCCATCCAATACTCCCCCATGTTCTGGCGGGGGATGTTCACCAGCGCCGTAGAGCAGATCCGAAATTTGACCATCAGCCAGATAATGTCTCCGGCACCCGTATCCATTGATGCAGAATCCACGCTGATGGAAGCGGCCTGGATCATGGTGGACCGGAACCAGCGCCGCCTGATTGTCACCGAAAACGGCAAACCCACCGGGGTGATCCGGGAACAGGACCTGTTTTTTGAAATGGGAAAACACCTTATTCCCCCCAGATTAAGGAGAAATTGATGACAGCGACCAAAACCATTATGGCCGGCATTGACCTGTCCGGCTATTCGCCCATGACCCTAAATTCCACCATCGAAAAGATCTTTCGTCACAGCCCGGTGCCTGTGCTGCGTTTAGGCCCGGATATCATTCATTAAAAAAACATCCCCGGGTCGGGTGACAAAAACCTGCCCGGGATTTTACAAAGGAGGCCCCCATGTCCGACGAAAAAAAAATATTAGTCACCATAGACGGCTCAAAACGCTCAAAACGGACCATTGATTATATATGCAACTTCAAACCCTTTAGAGATAGAAACATAACCCTACTTAACATCACAACGCCTGTGCCCGAGGCCTATTATGATCTGACCCGGGATGCCTTCAGCAATATTTCCGCAGGCCAGGTAAAGGCCTGGGAAATGGGTCAAAGAACCATCATCACCGAATTTCTCAAAGAGGCGCGTCAAAGAATGATCGCTGCCGGTTATAAGCCGGATAATATTGAAATCAAAATTGTGGATCAGTCAAGGGGGATTGCCAGGGGCATTCTGGACGAGCTCAAAAGCAATGAATATCAAAGTCTTGTCATCCGCAGAAAAGGACGTGAGAACTCCATTCTCAGCCTGGCCATGGGCGGGGTGGCGGCTAAACTGGTGGAAAAAGCGGACTTTATCCCCTTGATTATCGCCGGAACCCGTGAAATTCGCCATTATCAATGCGTTGCGGTTGACGGTTCCCCGGGCGGCATGCGCGCCGTGCGTTACACAGCTGATATGATGGCAAACACCAACTGCCGGATTCTTCTTTGTTCCATCATGCGCACCACTGTTACGGATTCGGCCCCCCAAGGCAAGGATCCGTTTGCAGACCTGGCCCTTTGGGCCCACGACAAACTCAATAGTGCCCTGGCCGAGGCGAAAGAGATACTGACCCAGGCAGGTATCCCCGAAGAGCGGATTGAAACCCGTATTGTCCAGGGCGCCCAAAGCCGGGCAGGCGCCCTGCTGGATACTGCCCGGGCCACGGAGTGCGACACCATTGTCATGGGACGCAGGGGAATGTCGGATGTTGAAAGCTTTGATATGGGACGAATCCCCAGGAAAATTATTTATGCGTCCAGAAAATTCACCATTTGGCTGATTCCGTAAACCAGGGAGAGAGATGTGGGCACACAAAATCTATCCAGAATATTAAATCCCGGATCCATTGACGTGATCAGTTCCGGTGCCGAACGGCACCGGATGGGCCACACCCTGATACGCAATCTCATTGAAGGCGGGTTTACAGGTGCAATCTATCCTGTCAATCCGGACCATGCCAAAATCATGAACATGCCTGCGGCAAAACATATCAATGAGATCGAAGGCATTGTGGACCTGGCCGTGGTGACCACCCCCATCGACCAGGTTCCCCAAAGCATTGCAACGTGCGCCGACAAAGGCGTTGCAGGAGTCGTGATTATCAGCGGCGGGGGCCGGGAAACAGGGGATCATGGATTCCGAATCGAACAGCAGATCAAGGCCGCTGCCGGACAAAGCGGCATGCGCATCATCGGCCCCAACTGCATGGGCATTGCCCATTCCCCATCAAACCTGAATGCATCACATATGCCGGGCATTGCGGCCGGGGGACGCGTTGCCTTTTTGTCCCAGTCCGGCTCCGTATGCACGTCGGTCATGGATCTTGCTGAAAAAGAAGGCCTGGGATTCAGCCATATCGTTAATTTGGGAAGTATGCTGGACGTTGATTTTGCCGACATGATCGATTATCTGGGCGAAGACCGCGGTGTGGACAGCATCATCATGTACATGGAAAACATAACGCGGATTCGGAGCTTTATGAGTGCCGCCCGGGCCGTCTCCCGGATTAAGCCGATCATCTGCCTGAAATCCGGGCGGTCGGCTGCCGGGGCGCTGGCGGCAGCTTTCCATACCGGCGCAGTGGCCGGAGAAGATGCGGTCTACGACATTGCTTTTGAGCGGGCAGGTATCCTGCGGGTGGACACCTTTGAACAATTGTTTAATTTTACCCGGATTCTGGCCAGCCGGCAGCGTCCCACAGGCAGACGTCTGGCCATTGTCACCAATGCCGGAGGTCCTGCTGTCATGGCGGTGGATGCGTTGGCATCTTTTGGCCTTGAGCCTGCGGTGCTGAGCATCCAAACCATTGAGGCCCTTGGCGGCATTCTTGAAAAGCCATGGAGCAACACCAATCCTGTTGATGTGCAGACAGACGCCTCCTGCACCCAGCTTGCCCTGGTTGTTATCACTGCGGCCCAGGCACCGGAGGTGGACGGGGTCCTCATGATCCATTCACCTGTGGATCATTTTGTACCCGAGGAGCTGGC contains:
- a CDS encoding YIP1 family protein; this translates as MNRPGTLSAFRFYNQGVIRLLIEPVLFFTELPAVHTTGRALGFTALCAGFYAGAGLLTGPGPQSPVVMALIYFINAAGMVLISAVTGVCTMVMINGKRQGFSLVFGLYAYASGITMLISWLPFMLWFTEPWKYWLVYTGFRQSCGLSKFRAITVLLISVPVQWCLIYSAITAVTGRV
- a CDS encoding response regulator; translated protein: MKQPIKVLMVDDEKRFRETTRKILERNGFETILAENGERALQCLDQSPDVAILDIRMPGMDGHEVLEKMIKLEPDLPVIMLTGHGDKDSAEQSLVLGAFDYLAKPCDIDLLSDKIREACRSRQQTGKPEEDLVGSAMIPLSAYTTIDQDATIAESVQALKASFITMPTSDLIMETGHRSILVMDKNGQIQGILTIRDLMEQILPGYLTSCKPATADSIQYSPMFWRGMFTSAVEQIRNLTISQIMSPAPVSIDAESTLMEAAWIMVDRNQRRLIVTENGKPTGVIREQDLFFEMGKHLIPPRLRRN
- a CDS encoding universal stress protein; translation: MSDEKKILVTIDGSKRSKRTIDYICNFKPFRDRNITLLNITTPVPEAYYDLTRDAFSNISAGQVKAWEMGQRTIITEFLKEARQRMIAAGYKPDNIEIKIVDQSRGIARGILDELKSNEYQSLVIRRKGRENSILSLAMGGVAAKLVEKADFIPLIIAGTREIRHYQCVAVDGSPGGMRAVRYTADMMANTNCRILLCSIMRTTVTDSAPQGKDPFADLALWAHDKLNSALAEAKEILTQAGIPEERIETRIVQGAQSRAGALLDTARATECDTIVMGRRGMSDVESFDMGRIPRKIIYASRKFTIWLIP